In Streptomyces sp. NBC_00433, a single genomic region encodes these proteins:
- a CDS encoding ABC transporter permease subunit, which yields MAASVLFTVDVPGEGFTLSSYTGIFGTEGFWTSVRLSLELAGATIAVTLLLLVPALVAVRLTAPRLRVLVEVLCSLPLVVPAVALTAGISSVLRWGPDDFANTPLFQTFNEIQNPDFPVVLLLAYVLMALPLAYRTLDAGLRALDLATLVEAARNCGASWPRTVVEVVLPNLRGALLNTAFITLALVLGEYTVASILGYQPFAVWIVSLGGSNAQVSVSVSVLSLVLTWVLLLLLAAAGRGRSQRPARSNRRDAAAPTDVQEKP from the coding sequence ATGGCCGCCTCGGTGCTCTTCACCGTGGACGTGCCGGGCGAGGGCTTCACGCTCAGCTCGTACACCGGCATCTTCGGCACCGAGGGCTTCTGGACCAGCGTGCGGCTGTCCCTGGAGCTGGCCGGCGCCACCATCGCGGTCACGCTGCTGCTGCTCGTGCCCGCGCTGGTCGCGGTACGGCTGACCGCGCCTCGGCTGCGGGTGCTGGTGGAGGTGCTCTGCTCGCTGCCGCTGGTGGTGCCCGCGGTGGCGCTGACCGCGGGCATCAGCTCGGTGCTGCGGTGGGGCCCCGACGACTTCGCGAACACCCCGCTCTTCCAGACCTTCAACGAGATCCAGAACCCGGACTTCCCGGTGGTGCTGCTGCTCGCGTACGTCCTGATGGCGCTGCCGCTGGCCTACCGGACGCTGGACGCGGGGCTGCGCGCGCTGGACCTCGCCACGCTGGTGGAGGCGGCCCGCAACTGCGGGGCGAGCTGGCCGCGGACCGTCGTCGAGGTGGTGCTGCCCAACCTGCGCGGCGCCCTGCTCAACACCGCGTTCATCACCCTGGCGCTGGTGCTCGGCGAATACACCGTCGCCTCGATCCTCGGCTACCAGCCGTTCGCGGTGTGGATCGTGTCGCTGGGCGGCAGCAATGCCCAGGTCTCGGTGTCGGTCTCGGTGCTCAGCCTGGTGCTCACCTGGGTGCTGTTGCTGCTGCTCGCCGCCGCCGGACGCGGGCGCTCGCAGCGTCCCGCGCGCTCAAACCGCCGCGACGCAGCGGCACCGACCGACGTCCAGGAGAAGCCGTGA
- a CDS encoding extracellular solute-binding protein: MTAPRVRAAAVAVGLTAAALALTACGSSSSGTAGSGAGGGKSAATATSAADLGGMDALVAAAKKEGTLNAIALPPDWANYKALIAAFEKKYGIKVADENPDGASQDEINAITSRKGQDRAPDVVDLGNSFALSAASQGILAPYKVTTWDDIPAGQKDATGLRYDDYGGYVSIGCDAKHVQVCPATFADLLKPEYKGKVALNGDPTKSGSAFGGVFAAALANGGSLDDIQPGLDFFHKLKASGNFNPVESTPATVEKGETPISIDWDYLNAGYAKEFAAKGLDWKVSVPSDGQYAQYYSQAINKYAPHPAAARLWEEFLYSPEGQNLWLQGFSRPVEMTAMAAKGTIDQTAAAALPAVTGTPVFPTSAQTDAAQKAVLAGWAKAVS; encoded by the coding sequence GTGACTGCCCCCCGTGTCCGCGCCGCTGCCGTGGCCGTCGGACTCACCGCCGCGGCCCTCGCCCTGACCGCCTGCGGGTCCTCCTCCTCCGGCACCGCGGGCTCCGGTGCCGGCGGAGGCAAGAGCGCGGCGACCGCGACGTCCGCCGCCGACCTCGGCGGCATGGACGCGCTCGTCGCCGCCGCGAAGAAGGAGGGCACCCTCAACGCGATCGCCCTCCCGCCGGACTGGGCCAACTACAAGGCCCTCATCGCCGCCTTCGAGAAGAAGTACGGCATCAAGGTCGCCGACGAGAACCCCGACGGCGCCAGCCAGGACGAGATCAACGCCATCACCTCCCGCAAGGGCCAGGACCGCGCCCCCGACGTGGTGGACCTCGGCAACTCCTTCGCGCTCAGCGCCGCCTCGCAGGGCATCCTCGCCCCCTACAAGGTCACCACCTGGGACGACATCCCGGCCGGCCAGAAGGACGCGACCGGCCTGCGCTACGACGACTACGGCGGCTACGTCTCGATCGGCTGCGACGCCAAGCACGTCCAGGTCTGCCCCGCCACCTTCGCCGACCTGCTCAAGCCCGAGTACAAGGGCAAGGTCGCGCTGAACGGCGACCCGACCAAGTCGGGCTCGGCCTTCGGCGGCGTCTTCGCCGCGGCGCTCGCCAACGGCGGTTCGCTGGACGACATCCAGCCCGGCCTGGACTTCTTCCACAAGCTCAAGGCGAGCGGCAACTTCAACCCGGTGGAGTCCACCCCGGCGACCGTCGAGAAGGGCGAGACCCCGATCAGCATCGACTGGGACTACCTGAACGCCGGCTACGCCAAGGAGTTCGCCGCCAAGGGCCTGGACTGGAAGGTCTCGGTGCCCTCCGACGGCCAGTACGCCCAGTACTACAGCCAGGCGATCAACAAGTACGCCCCGCACCCGGCCGCCGCCCGCCTGTGGGAGGAGTTCCTCTACAGCCCCGAGGGCCAGAACCTGTGGCTCCAGGGCTTCTCGCGCCCGGTCGAGATGACCGCGATGGCCGCCAAGGGCACCATCGACCAGACCGCCGCCGCGGCGCTCCCCGCGGTGACCGGCACCCCGGTCTTCCCGACCTCCGCCCAGACCGACGCGGCACAGAAGGCCGTGCTCGCCGGCTGGGCCAAGGCCGTGAGCTGA
- a CDS encoding ABC transporter permease: MTTARAATPSTAAGPSPEEAGGGPAAATPAPRSGAVRRRPRATGWLAVLPLIVFVAVVFGLPAFAIVTNAFKTAPGSPDGVHWTTDNISRSVHGAYLTALWGSVKLSALTAALGVLLGLPLAHAVVTSRFRALREAVLAASGVLANFGGVPLAFAFVATLGNSGELTRSLDLTSHGWSLYSFTGLTLVYLYFLVPLMVLTITPALDGLRAQWREAAQNSGATTRQYWTHVALPVLAPSLAGGFVLLFGSAFAAYATAAAIVGSSVPLITLQIANALSGNVLAGQGNVALALSLDMIVIAGLVMAVYIPLQRRSARWLR, from the coding sequence ATGACCACGGCTCGCGCCGCGACGCCGTCGACCGCCGCCGGCCCCTCCCCCGAGGAGGCCGGCGGCGGCCCGGCTGCCGCCACCCCCGCCCCGCGCTCGGGCGCCGTCCGCCGCAGGCCGCGTGCCACCGGCTGGCTCGCCGTCCTGCCCCTGATCGTCTTCGTGGCGGTCGTCTTCGGGCTGCCGGCCTTCGCGATCGTCACCAACGCGTTCAAGACCGCGCCCGGTTCGCCCGACGGCGTGCACTGGACCACCGACAACATCAGCCGGTCCGTCCACGGCGCCTACCTCACCGCGCTCTGGGGCAGCGTCAAGCTGTCCGCCCTCACCGCCGCGCTCGGCGTGCTGCTCGGACTGCCGCTGGCCCACGCGGTGGTGACCTCGCGCTTCCGCGCGCTGCGCGAGGCCGTGCTCGCCGCCTCCGGGGTGCTCGCCAACTTCGGCGGGGTGCCGCTGGCCTTCGCCTTCGTCGCCACCCTCGGCAATTCCGGCGAGCTGACCCGCTCGCTCGACCTCACCTCGCACGGCTGGAGCCTCTACTCCTTCACCGGCCTGACGCTCGTCTACCTGTACTTCCTGGTGCCGCTGATGGTGCTCACCATCACGCCCGCCCTCGACGGCCTGCGGGCCCAGTGGCGCGAGGCGGCGCAGAACAGCGGCGCGACCACCCGGCAGTACTGGACGCACGTGGCGCTGCCGGTCCTGGCGCCGTCACTGGCCGGCGGGTTCGTGCTGCTGTTCGGCAGCGCTTTCGCCGCGTACGCGACCGCCGCCGCGATCGTCGGCAGCTCGGTGCCGCTGATCACCCTGCAGATCGCCAACGCCCTGTCCGGCAACGTCCTGGCGGGCCAGGGCAATGTGGCGCTCGCGCTGAGCCTGGACATGATCGTGATCGCCGGCCTGGTGATGGCCGTCTACATCCCGTTGCAGCGAAGGAGCGCGCGATGGCTGCGCTGA